The stretch of DNA GAAGGCAAGGACCACTCAGGTCTCCGCGCAAGATTCGCCCAGACGGAGctgagtagatttttttttttttttttttttttttggtcactcaGCGGGGAACTGCAGCTCCGACTACGCCTGGAGCCTATTCTAGGCAGAGGAAGCACGTCTATGCTGGCAATGGAGATTTAGGGTCGGCCCTTGGTCCAGAGTAGGAGGCAAAACTTGGTTTTTCTAGGTCTATCTAAGTTTCCTGCTCAGTACATCGTTCTTAGCCTTCCCACCTTTCCCCGGAGGAAGGGCCAGAGAATAAATTCGGTTTCCCTGTGGTGGTCATCCTACTTACAAAccacaacaaaaaccaaaaaggcGCAACCCAAACCCGAATTTCTCCGAGGGTCTGGCTTTCAAGATGAGTTTACCATCCATGGTTTGTCAGTGGGGAACCAGGTGTGAGTTCAACTAAGGAGATTTTCTAAGCCAAAGATATTCCAGCGTGTTGATGCCAAGGAACAGAGCAGTCGGGCAAAGGGGATGCGACCATGGCACTTGGCTAGAAGCAGCTATTTTACCCCCttactggaaacagaaccgaggGCTTTGAAAGTTAGGGAGCGCCAGGATATACTTGATGTCGCTCTATCTCAGCCAAAACAGCATTGTCCAAGCAAACAacgtcttcctttgcttttgagtTCAGGATTGCTCATAGGAATTTGGAGAAATGGAATTGTGATATTTTGTTTGGTTCTGGGTAAAAGACAATCCGGGTTagtccaaatttatttttttctctctctccaatcaCATTTTCCGGCAGTGGAAAGCcactttactattattttttaagcttGTAATTATTCAAATCCGAGAACACCGACTAAACGGTGGACAATTCGCCGCAGATCTTCTGTAAGCGATACTCAGGATGGCATGGGTGTCTTTGGGTGCCTAGTCTGTGCAGACAGCGAGGACCAGGCCGAACCAGGAGAGAAGGCCAGCGTCTTCGCCGACACCAGCCTCTGCTCTGTGGCACAGGACCCCGCGGCGCTTCACGTGCGCCCCCGGCCTAGCGGGGCCCCGGGTGGAGGAATCCCGCGTGCTGCGGGCCGCGCTGCATGAGGCTCAGTCGGactctgtgcttgctttacagGGCATGCCCCCGCTCAGCCCGGAGAAGCCCGCTCTGTGCGCCGGTTGTGGGGGCAAGATCTCCGACAGGTACTATCTGCTGGCAGTGGACAAACAGTGGCACCTGAGGTGCCTGAAGTGCTGCGAATGTAAGCTGGCCCTGGAGTCGGAGCTCACCTGCTTCGCCAAGGATGGCAGCATTTACTGCAAGGAGGATTACTACAGGTACCCCCTCGCACCAACCCCGTGCGCCCTCTCCCGCCTCTTTCTCCACACACCTGGAGAGGGCCACGCGCCTCAGCACGGATTCCCGCTCCATCCTCCACCTTCGAAAGTTGTGCTTACCAGCCCGCGTCTGGGGAAAGGCACTGCATCTCCGGGAAGAGCGTGGGGAGGGGCGGCGGCAGCGGGAGAGGGGAAATCTTCCGCCATCGGGGCGGGTGCTTGTGCCACGGGCGCCAGCGCGCCAGGTAGCTGGCTGCAGGCATCTGTAAAAAAGGAAGTGAACTTGTCTGCGTCCACCCAGTCCAGAGCGTCTTTTTGTttgatctttctatttttttccgcTTACTACGAACTGAGAAAGTTGTGCGCCTTGGGTTTGAACCTGGATCGCGGGCGGCGGCGCTGGTATTAGGTTTTGACTCGCGTGGCAGCTGGCCCCATATAGCCCAGCAAAGGGCAACCTCAGCCGCGGGAGAGTCGGTGGCTTCTCCCCTGGTCTGTGTCCGCGTTTGGCAAAGGCCAGATCATCTGCAAGTGACCCAGTTCCACTCCTGGCTGAGGCACCAGAGGTGGTTCAAATCAAAATTGAAGGTTCCTTTGCCAAAGCTTGTGTCTGCGTAGGCACACGGCGAAGTGAGGACATTACCTTACTTTACCCGGGGAATATTTTGCAATTGATGAGGCCTGTTCATGTGGCGTCGTAACTTAACATTCTTTCGGTAGGGCCCTGGGGAAGATTGCTCgggctttgttgtttgttttaagcatacacacacacagagacacacaaaatCTCCACTTTACATGAAAGGAAGATAGGGCTGCAGCCCAATTCTTCTGATCTTAATGAAAGATTCTTTGGTTTATTCTTATTCTTTGTCTTATTCACCAGGAAATTGAGCTAAGCGAGGGCCCGCCAGACACCCACCCACCTTCCAAGTCTCGGGCTTGGACTACTCCATGAACCCAGGCGTCCAAGGCGGGAGACACTTGCCTCGAGTTACCCAGATCCCTGACTTGTTTGTTTCCTTCCAGAAGGTTCTCTGTGCAGAGATGTGCCCGCTGCCACCttggcatctctgcttctgagATGGTCATGCGCGCCCGAGATTCTGTCTACCACCTGAGCTGTTTCACCTGCTCCACCTGCAACAAGACTCTGACCACGGGCGACCATTTCGGCATGAAGGACAGCCTGGTATACTGCCGCGCCCACTTCGAGACCCTCTTACAAGGGGAGTACCCGCCGCAGTTGAGCTACACGGAGCTGGCGGCCAAGAGTGGTGGCTTGGCCCTGCCCTACTTCAACGGCACTGGTACGGTGCAGAAGGGGCGACCCCGGAAGCGGAAGAGCCCGGCGCTGGGAGTGGACATTGTCAGTTACAACTCAGGTGAGCCCAAACCAGAGCCCTGTGCACCCCGCCCCCCTCACCACTTAAACTGCCCAGGCCCGAAGGAGAGCTCCTCCCCTGCCAAggtctggttacctcctgggcCACCCGCTGTTGCGCCATCTCCCTCTgtgaaaggaagaggagaggggagaagtgTGGGGGGTCGGGCCAGCACGGGCAGCGCACTCATTGGGGGTTGTGGTGATTTCCCCCAAAGACGCAGAGCCAAATCCTGGTTGCCCATTAGTTAATGAGCCCAttagtttctggctcccagttggAGCAAAACGGCCTCAGGGCAATTCCTTTGTGGGAGCCAAATTATAGATCCTGGAGGAGGTTTTCTAAATCCTCAAGGGAAACAAAAAACCTTCAGAACCCAATCCCGGTCTGTGAAAGGGGGCAGAGGCTGTGGTCCCCAGCCCAAACTTAATCAGGAACGCAGTTGGCAAAGAGTTTTGAACCACCCAAGCCCTGGTCTTGGCAAACAACAGCTGCAGGGGAAGGAGTACCAGTCCCTCTCCACAGCTGAGCTTTCCCTAGTCCTCTGGAGTGGAGCTTGGCTGGCTGAACGGTCTCAGGTCAGGCCCGCTGGGGACCTGAGCCTAGCTGCTTCTTTGTCTCTGGTCATTGAAAACAAACACAGGGAATGGGATGAGAGCACACTTTTCCCCTTATTTCTGGGACGTGCTCAGCATTTTACAGTGTCTCTCACTCGTCAGTTTCCCAGTGCATCCCAGGTGAGGATGCTGAAGAACCTCATTGACTATACTCTTCTTGTGAGTCCTGGCTACTGGGAATGTGGGGACCCCAGAAAGTCCTGGCTGGCTTTTGGCAGTCAGGTGGACCTTAGCTGCATTCAGAAAACAAGAGACTCAGATGAGGGAAGATCCGCCTGTTGGATGGGATCTGGGGGACTTTGTGTGGTCACCACAGGCTTGTTTCTCAAGGAGCACCCAGAATACCCAGCCAAAGCACACTCACTCTCAGCAGATGTAGTTTCTTTCCACTTGCAGTCCCTGCTGTATGGTGTCTGGCATTGCTAATAGAGAGGCACAGTGCATAGTAAGTCAAGTGATTTGCCCAGGGTCACAAAGCTGGTGGTGGGAATAAGGAGCCAAGAGTCCTGGGTTTCAGCGGGAAGCTAAGCAGGATGAAGAGTTCTGTCCTGggtttctgcttctttttctacCTGCAGAGGACAGATCATTGCTAAATAATTTCACCCCAGGGTTGTAGAGAGAATGGGGACTAGGGTGATCAGCAGTGTCTACAGTTGCACCCAGGGAATTCCCGCCAGGGTTGCTGGAGAAAGGTAAAGGGTTGGGCTGCACCGCTGACACTCCACCAGGGTTGACCTGTGTGAGCACAGTAGTGCAGCCCAGGGCTTTGCCAGCCCTCAGCAGCCACCAGTCCTCATGCTTGCCCCTGCTGTGCTGGGCCGGGGCTGTGGTTAGGGGCCACTGTGCCCAGCAGGCTTACTTCATCTCCTTTGATGCATGGTCCCCTGGCAGGGCAAGACAGGACACTAATTGTTCTTTATTAATAGAAGATGACATTGGAATCTTGAACCACTCACCAAGGATCTAATGCTCTAattagagaggagaagagaggagaggagaggagaagagagaagaggagaggagaggagaggagagaagagaaggaagaggaagagatgaaaaaggaagcaaggagaGCACCTTAGGATCTACTCAGATTCAGGTGGAAAGTCCTTCCTTTGGGGAAATGGAGTTTCAGCCCCAGGAAAGTCCAGAAGGGTGAGGTTTCTAACCAAACAGCAGGGAGcctggttttcatttgtttacttgaTCTAATTAGCAAGATTGTCTTTGCCTGGGATTTCACTTTATGTTGGAAAGGCCAGAGAACCTTTAGGAACAGTAAAATTTAGCTCCTCTTCTCTGAAGAAAACTATAGATTTATTTCTTACCAAGAATGACAATTTCCTGCTGAGCCACTTAGGCCTTTAGTTTGCAAACTAGTACTGCTACAAATTGTTGAGAAAGTCGGTGTCCTGCTCAGGATAGAAAGAAAATTTGCTGAGACTTTTCCTCTGTGAGTTTGTACATCACCCCACCACAGACAGGAGGCAACTCTGACCCCTTAATTAAAATCCACAACTTCCTTTGTGGATTTGTCCTCCAAGTCTGAGTAGGTGTTGGGTAGATTGTTAAGGTCAAAGGAAAAAATCTAGAGGAAGTGGATTCAAGGTGCCTAAGAAATCAGCCCAGGGTTTTTAAAGAGAAGGATTTACTGGAATGCCAGTTTGTGacgaaattaggaaaagaaatccTTTGGCCAATTAAAAACATGTGAACTGTAGAAAATAAAATGGGTCCAGAGTTTTAAGTCATTGTTTTAGCTTCCTTTGGCTTGTGCATTGCCATTTCTGCTTAAATGTCAACCAGTCTCCTAAAGGCTAACGTTGACACTAGACACGATGTAGTTTGCACAGGTGAGGTGTTTTCAGAAACATGCACATGAAACATGTTTATGGATTCGAGACCCAGAGAAGATGTGAAACTTGGTAAATGTTGGTTAGTGCTTGACGTAAAGCAAACGCTCTTTAATGAAAATGTTTCTAATTTAGCTTATTCCTTTGTTCACATTAATTGGGcagatgttttaaaaagagacatgGGGAATTTCCTCTGGAATGCTGGATTGAACTAAAACCCTTCAGGGGTGAGAAGATATTAGTGTAGACTAGGCACTGCCTACTTGGATAACTTTGCATTTGCAGAGGAACTGAATTTGGGGAACTTGTTAAAATCTTGCCTTaggttcctttttcctttgcaaaCTTCTAGGGTTCCTGATGGTTGTTAAATTAGCCTGGCACTGACCCCTAGTGGTCTCCCATGGATCAGTTAATTCTCACAAGGTTACGCACCTTCACCACACACTCTCCCTGTAGGAGAGAGGACTGGGAAGAATACA from Ochotona princeps isolate mOchPri1 chromosome 10, mOchPri1.hap1, whole genome shotgun sequence encodes:
- the LHX9 gene encoding LIM/homeobox protein Lhx9 isoform X2 — protein: MLNGTALEAAMLFHGISGGHIQGIMEEMERRSKTEARLAKGAQLNGRDAGMPPLSPEKPALCAGCGGKISDRYYLLAVDKQWHLRCLKCCECKLALESELTCFAKDGSIYCKEDYYRRFSVQRCARCHLGISASEMVMRARDSVYHLSCFTCSTCNKTLTTGDHFGMKDSLVYCRAHFETLLQGEYPPQLSYTELAAKSGGLALPYFNGTGTVQKGRPRKRKSPALGVDIVSYNSGCNENEADHLDRDQQPYPPSQKTKRMRTSFKHHQLRTMKSYFAINHNPDAKDLKQLAQKTGLTKRVLQGEQILGHYSQTSRRLKIP
- the LHX9 gene encoding LIM/homeobox protein Lhx9 isoform X1, producing the protein MEIVGCRAEDNSCPFRPPAMLFHGISGGHIQGIMEEMERRSKTEARLAKGAQLNGRDAGMPPLSPEKPALCAGCGGKISDRYYLLAVDKQWHLRCLKCCECKLALESELTCFAKDGSIYCKEDYYRRFSVQRCARCHLGISASEMVMRARDSVYHLSCFTCSTCNKTLTTGDHFGMKDSLVYCRAHFETLLQGEYPPQLSYTELAAKSGGLALPYFNGTGTVQKGRPRKRKSPALGVDIVSYNSGCNENEADHLDRDQQPYPPSQKTKRMRTSFKHHQLRTMKSYFAINHNPDAKDLKQLAQKTGLTKRVLQGEQILGHYSQTSRRLKIP